One genomic region from Saprospiraceae bacterium encodes:
- a CDS encoding dipeptidase, with protein MKFLKYVFALFLMLACQTMRVAHPEKPIIPPIPPKTAAIPTDPEELKEFAIKLAHKYIIVDGHVDLPYRLSIKNFRPTKEFVGIPVESKEGDFDYVRSKIGGLSCPFMSIYIPASYQKGGAKTYAESLISMVESIIEAHPDKFAPGLTVDQVESNFTRGLISLPMGMENGAPIEDDLANIAFFHSKGIRYITLTHSEDNQICDAAYAKSRTWNGLSPFGQKVVLEMNRQGVMVDISHVTDSTFWQVARISQAPVIASHSSCRSFTPGFERNMGDDMIAALKENGGVIMINFGSDFLDGSIQKKNDFARNELNTILKEQGLEPKDSAAHAISREYARTHPALYSDVKKVVDHIDHVVKLAGIDHVGLGSDFDGVGDSLPVGLKDVADYPNIVHELLLRGYSEEDIAKICSKNLLRIWRQVEQVSSKLKS; from the coding sequence ATGAAGTTTTTGAAGTATGTTTTTGCCTTGTTCCTCATGTTAGCCTGCCAAACTATGCGGGTAGCACATCCGGAGAAACCTATTATACCTCCCATTCCTCCAAAGACTGCAGCGATTCCTACTGATCCCGAAGAATTGAAAGAATTCGCCATCAAGTTGGCTCATAAATACATCATCGTAGATGGTCATGTAGATCTTCCTTATCGATTGAGCATTAAAAACTTCAGACCTACCAAAGAGTTTGTAGGCATTCCCGTTGAAAGTAAAGAAGGAGATTTTGACTATGTGAGATCAAAAATAGGCGGTTTGTCATGTCCCTTTATGTCCATCTATATTCCTGCATCTTATCAAAAAGGTGGTGCAAAAACCTATGCAGAATCTTTAATCTCTATGGTAGAAAGCATCATCGAGGCGCATCCTGACAAGTTTGCCCCTGGCCTTACGGTAGATCAGGTAGAATCCAATTTTACCCGAGGATTGATTTCCCTTCCTATGGGTATGGAAAACGGCGCTCCAATCGAAGATGACCTCGCGAATATTGCTTTTTTCCATTCCAAAGGGATTCGATATATCACGTTGACTCACTCAGAAGACAATCAAATCTGTGATGCAGCTTATGCCAAATCCAGAACGTGGAATGGCCTCAGTCCTTTCGGTCAAAAGGTAGTGCTTGAAATGAATAGACAGGGGGTGATGGTAGATATCTCTCATGTTACCGACAGCACTTTTTGGCAGGTCGCACGGATCAGCCAGGCACCAGTGATCGCTTCTCATTCATCATGCAGGTCCTTCACACCTGGATTTGAAAGGAATATGGGGGATGATATGATCGCCGCATTAAAAGAAAATGGCGGAGTGATTATGATCAATTTTGGATCTGATTTTCTCGATGGGTCGATTCAAAAGAAAAATGATTTCGCTCGTAATGAATTGAATACAATATTAAAAGAACAAGGCCTTGAACCAAAAGACTCAGCAGCACATGCTATCTCCCGAGAGTATGCCAGGACCCATCCTGCATTGTATTCGGATGTTAAAAAAGTGGTGGATCACATCGATCATGTAGTCAAACTAGCAGGGATAGATCATGTTGGCTTAGGATCTGATTTTGATGGCGTAGGTGACTCATTGCCGGTAGGGCTAAAGGATGTAGCCGATTATCCAAACATAGTACATGAGCTCCTGTTGAGAGGCTATTCTGAAGAAGATATAGCTAAAATCTGTTCAAAAAATCTATTGCGGATTTGGAGGCAAGTAGAACAAGTATCCAGCAAGTTAAAATCTTGA
- a CDS encoding glycosyl hydrolase, whose product MKKLLLNLIIILIIFTLPSAVWAQKKKGVSQKVATTEAPKMMSSSMTYDTSLYNSMQWRNIGPFRGGRSCTVTGVPGKPNLYYFGSTGGGVWKTDNGGNTWKNISDGYFGGSIGAVAVSASDPNVIYVGGGEETVRGNVSFGYGVWKSEDAGTTWNSLGLDKTRFIGRIRIHPTNPDIVYVAAIGNIFAAHQDRGVFKSMDGGKSWKKVLYINDTAGVVDLCLDPNNPRIMYASSWSIRRTPYSLESGGPGSALWKSTDSGETWTNISANQGLPKGTWGISGVSVSPVNSDRVYAIIENENGGVFSSDDGGKTWDAQSKDRNLRQRAWYYSRIYADPVDQDIVYVMNVSYHKSKDGGKTFTSANSNHGDHHDLWIAPENNQRMIIADDGGAQVSNDGGESWSTYENQPTAQFYRVTTDNAFPYRILVAQQDNSTLRIYHRTEGFAITEDDWEPTAGGESGHIAVDPLNNDIVYGGSYDGLLERVDHSKKIERSVDVHPDNPMGHGAEGASYRFQWNYPIFFSPHNPKKMYAASNHLHVTYDEGQSWELISPDLTRNVASKMGPSGGPITKDNTSVEYYCTIFAAAESPRVKDLIWTGSDDGLLQLTRDGGKTWTNVTPPDMPQWTMINSLEPDPYNDGGCYFAATGYKQGDFTPYLYKTEDYGKSWKKITNGIKSEHFTRVIRCDPNRKGLLYAGTETGMYISFDDGGSWQSFQLNLPIVPINDLTIKNKNLIAATQGRALWIIDDLTPLYQLNNSIPNTNSYLFKPMDAYRMGGSSGGFRRSNSLTVGKNHPGGVIVNYFLPDAPNKTDTVTLSFFEESGKLIKTFSNFPKEDEEKIEPKKGANTFAWNLRYPNAKGFDGLIMWAGSLTGPMAAPGKYAVALNTKNQNLKQDFNIIKSPKTANSEQDIARQVEFINQNNQKLTETHQVIKDIRALRAQLNTYMEKIKDDPTMKDVLDQSKAIDSSMTKIEESLYQTKNRSGQDPLNFPIRLNNKLAYLNSIANRGDFPPTQSTLKVQTEISSQINDEIFKWQEVLNKEVPRLNTLIKSKAIDPISIKKQVKP is encoded by the coding sequence ATGAAAAAGCTACTGTTAAATCTGATCATAATATTAATCATTTTTACGCTTCCTTCAGCAGTCTGGGCACAAAAGAAAAAAGGGGTTTCTCAAAAAGTAGCTACAACAGAAGCACCGAAGATGATGAGTTCGTCCATGACCTATGATACCAGTTTGTACAACTCCATGCAGTGGCGCAATATTGGGCCTTTCAGAGGTGGACGATCCTGCACCGTAACCGGAGTACCCGGCAAACCCAATCTCTACTACTTCGGCTCTACAGGTGGAGGGGTGTGGAAAACTGATAATGGAGGCAATACCTGGAAAAATATAAGTGATGGATATTTTGGAGGCAGTATTGGTGCAGTGGCGGTGTCTGCCTCAGATCCGAATGTCATCTATGTAGGAGGCGGAGAGGAAACAGTCAGAGGGAATGTCTCTTTTGGGTATGGAGTCTGGAAATCTGAGGACGCAGGAACTACCTGGAATTCACTGGGATTGGACAAAACAAGATTCATTGGCAGGATACGTATACATCCTACCAATCCCGATATTGTATATGTAGCGGCTATTGGAAATATTTTTGCTGCACATCAGGATAGAGGTGTATTTAAAAGTATGGATGGAGGAAAATCCTGGAAGAAAGTGCTTTATATAAATGACACAGCAGGAGTAGTGGACCTTTGCCTGGATCCCAATAATCCACGGATCATGTATGCCAGTTCATGGAGCATTCGCCGCACACCATATAGTTTGGAATCGGGTGGACCCGGCTCCGCACTGTGGAAATCTACCGACAGTGGCGAAACCTGGACCAATATTTCCGCCAATCAAGGATTGCCGAAAGGGACCTGGGGTATCAGTGGAGTCAGCGTATCCCCTGTCAATTCTGATCGCGTTTATGCGATCATAGAAAACGAAAACGGAGGCGTATTTTCCTCTGATGATGGGGGCAAAACCTGGGATGCTCAGAGTAAAGATCGCAACCTCAGACAAAGAGCCTGGTATTATAGCAGGATCTACGCTGACCCAGTAGATCAGGATATCGTATATGTCATGAATGTATCCTATCACAAATCAAAAGATGGTGGCAAGACTTTTACCAGTGCAAATTCTAACCATGGAGATCACCACGACCTCTGGATAGCACCGGAAAACAATCAAAGAATGATCATCGCTGATGACGGAGGAGCTCAAGTGAGCAATGATGGTGGTGAATCCTGGTCTACTTACGAAAATCAACCTACCGCACAATTTTACCGAGTGACTACAGACAATGCTTTTCCCTATAGAATACTGGTAGCCCAACAAGACAACAGCACACTGCGGATTTATCATCGTACAGAAGGGTTTGCAATTACGGAAGATGATTGGGAACCTACGGCTGGTGGCGAAAGTGGTCATATAGCAGTAGATCCATTAAACAATGATATTGTGTACGGAGGAAGTTATGATGGTTTGCTGGAAAGAGTGGATCACAGTAAAAAAATCGAGCGATCAGTCGATGTACATCCTGATAATCCAATGGGGCATGGGGCTGAGGGCGCATCATACCGTTTCCAATGGAATTATCCCATATTCTTTTCTCCGCACAATCCGAAAAAAATGTATGCTGCCTCTAATCACCTCCATGTCACCTATGATGAAGGACAATCCTGGGAACTCATCAGCCCGGATTTGACCAGGAATGTAGCCAGTAAAATGGGCCCCTCGGGCGGTCCAATCACCAAGGATAATACCAGTGTAGAATATTACTGCACCATATTTGCAGCGGCAGAGTCACCACGTGTAAAAGACCTTATCTGGACGGGCTCAGATGATGGACTACTGCAATTAACCAGGGATGGGGGCAAAACCTGGACCAATGTCACCCCTCCTGATATGCCTCAATGGACGATGATCAACAGTCTGGAACCTGATCCTTATAATGATGGCGGATGCTATTTTGCAGCTACTGGTTATAAACAAGGTGACTTCACTCCCTACTTGTACAAAACAGAGGATTATGGAAAGTCATGGAAAAAAATTACTAACGGTATCAAATCTGAACATTTTACGCGGGTGATACGATGTGATCCGAACCGCAAAGGTTTATTGTATGCTGGTACTGAAACGGGTATGTATATCTCTTTTGATGATGGTGGGTCCTGGCAATCTTTTCAATTAAATCTGCCTATCGTACCGATCAATGACCTGACCATTAAAAACAAAAATCTAATAGCTGCTACGCAGGGGCGTGCACTCTGGATCATCGATGATCTTACTCCACTTTATCAATTGAACAATTCTATCCCTAATACCAATTCCTACTTATTCAAACCTATGGATGCCTACCGAATGGGTGGCTCAAGTGGTGGATTCAGGAGATCTAATTCGTTGACGGTAGGTAAAAATCATCCTGGTGGTGTGATTGTCAATTATTTTTTACCAGACGCTCCAAACAAAACAGACACTGTAACGCTGTCGTTTTTTGAAGAAAGCGGAAAGCTGATCAAAACATTTTCCAACTTTCCCAAAGAAGATGAAGAAAAAATAGAGCCCAAAAAAGGAGCCAATACTTTTGCCTGGAATCTTCGATATCCCAATGCAAAAGGCTTCGATGGCCTCATCATGTGGGCAGGCTCCCTCACAGGTCCCATGGCAGCACCCGGCAAATATGCTGTGGCCTTAAATACTAAAAATCAAAATCTGAAGCAAGACTTTAATATTATCAAGTCACCTAAAACTGCCAATTCTGAGCAAGACATTGCAAGGCAAGTCGAATTCATCAATCAAAACAATCAAAAACTGACTGAAACTCACCAGGTAATCAAAGACATCAGAGCACTCAGAGCCCAATTAAATACTTATATGGAAAAAATTAAAGACGATCCGACTATGAAAGATGTTCTTGATCAGTCTAAGGCGATTGACTCTTCCATGACTAAGATCGAAGAGTCGCTCTACCAGACCAAAAACCGAAGTGGTCAGGATCCACTTAATTTCCCTATCAGGCTTAACAACAAACTTGCTTATCTCAATTCTATTGCCAATCGGGGTGACTTCCCTCCTACCCAATCTACACTAAAAGTACAAACAGAGATCTCCTCCCAAATCAATGATGAAATTTTTAAATGGCAGGAAGTGCTCAATAAGGAAGTACCCCGCTTAAATACCCTGATTAAGTCCAAAGCGATAGATCCAATCTCGATCAAAAAACAAGTCAAACCATAG
- a CDS encoding DUF4403 family protein, which translates to MSSINSISEIRLPVLIDSDALVRQVNLLIPTILYEDNDITDDKMIIRAEKMDSVQLSILPNKLMYNVPFRLHIERDIGISRVKAEGAMRIFFNTDYSILEDWRFETTTTIISHEWIETPKVKLGIINIPIELIADKIMSRSANIVCKNIDAQLQDGFRLRDYVDLAWRKIQQPIQISDTPHVSWLLIQPEKIKMVPINTVDGTVQTSLEFRSITDIEFGPKPELPYAGVLPTFEQIDKLAKDSLIELTVRFPLQRGEQLLRDYFKDQEFRDGNKVMIIDSLHITGRSPKVHVEAFVSGTYPATLELEGVPVYNKIRRRFELKDMDYSLKSKNILVKAASWILKKNLNKKLEELMVYDVGSYIDSGKKNLKEALSQIKTLGFSMKADIKDVWALDPVLMDDQAEVKFLADGQFRILIDELVK; encoded by the coding sequence ATGAGTTCGATCAATTCGATTTCCGAGATCCGTTTGCCAGTACTGATTGATTCTGATGCCCTTGTCAGGCAGGTCAATTTATTAATCCCAACTATCCTTTATGAGGACAATGATATCACTGATGATAAAATGATCATACGGGCAGAAAAAATGGACAGTGTCCAACTCTCCATCCTGCCAAATAAATTAATGTATAACGTACCTTTCAGACTACACATCGAAAGAGATATTGGTATCAGTCGGGTAAAAGCCGAAGGTGCGATGCGCATATTCTTTAATACGGATTATTCCATCCTGGAAGACTGGCGATTCGAGACGACTACGACGATTATAAGTCATGAATGGATCGAAACTCCAAAAGTCAAGCTTGGGATCATCAACATACCCATAGAACTTATTGCAGACAAAATAATGAGTCGAAGTGCAAACATCGTCTGTAAAAATATTGATGCTCAGTTGCAAGACGGATTTAGGCTCAGGGATTACGTTGATCTTGCCTGGAGGAAAATTCAGCAGCCCATTCAAATCTCCGATACACCTCATGTCTCCTGGTTACTCATACAGCCTGAAAAGATCAAAATGGTACCTATCAATACCGTGGATGGCACGGTGCAGACTTCGCTGGAATTCAGATCGATTACGGATATTGAGTTTGGCCCCAAGCCGGAATTGCCTTACGCGGGGGTTTTGCCTACTTTCGAACAAATCGATAAGTTGGCAAAAGATTCGCTGATCGAACTCACTGTGAGATTTCCACTTCAAAGGGGAGAGCAATTGCTGAGGGATTATTTTAAAGATCAGGAATTTAGAGACGGCAATAAAGTCATGATCATAGACTCACTGCATATCACCGGGCGCAGCCCAAAAGTCCATGTTGAAGCATTTGTATCCGGTACCTACCCAGCTACGCTGGAGCTGGAAGGAGTGCCGGTGTACAATAAAATCAGACGACGATTTGAATTGAAGGATATGGATTATTCGCTTAAATCCAAAAACATCTTAGTCAAAGCGGCCTCCTGGATACTCAAAAAAAACCTCAACAAAAAACTAGAGGAGCTTATGGTGTATGATGTAGGCAGTTATATAGATTCAGGTAAAAAGAATCTTAAGGAGGCACTCTCACAGATTAAGACCTTAGGGTTTAGTATGAAAGCAGATATCAAAGATGTGTGGGCGCTGGATCCTGTATTGATGGATGATCAGGCTGAGGTTAAGTTTTTGGCGGATGGGCAGTTTAGGATACTGATTGACGAGTTGGTAAAGTAG
- a CDS encoding sigma-70 family RNA polymerase sigma factor produces MGIFSAKKLDDATLVSGCVSNDRRCQEALYRKYFKTLFYMGLRYTSDEDLVQEITHDAFIKVFKSIDKYQFTGSFEGWLRKIMFHCVVDHFRSKKSPRFIELDDVRQILDESAVGHWDTEELLSHISALPDTHKTVFNMFALEGYSHQEIAKKINVSEGTSKWYLNQARTLLKEKINHQKDPNSKSIKTR; encoded by the coding sequence ATGGGAATATTTTCAGCTAAAAAGCTTGATGATGCCACTTTAGTGAGTGGTTGCGTCTCCAATGACAGGAGGTGCCAGGAAGCTTTATATCGAAAATATTTTAAAACCTTGTTCTATATGGGTCTCCGCTATACCTCAGACGAGGACCTGGTACAGGAGATTACTCATGATGCTTTTATCAAAGTTTTTAAAAGTATCGACAAATACCAGTTTACTGGCTCTTTCGAAGGTTGGTTGAGAAAGATCATGTTCCATTGTGTGGTCGATCACTTCAGATCTAAAAAAAGTCCAAGATTTATTGAGTTGGATGATGTGCGTCAGATTCTCGATGAATCGGCAGTGGGTCATTGGGATACTGAAGAATTGCTTTCACATATTAGCGCTTTGCCGGACACCCATAAGACAGTGTTCAATATGTTTGCATTGGAGGGGTATTCTCACCAGGAAATTGCAAAAAAAATAAATGTGAGTGAGGGCACTTCTAAATGGTATCTCAATCAGGCAAGAACCTTGCTTAAAGAAAAAATAAACCATCAAAAGGACCCTAATAGCAAATCAATAAAAACCAGGTAG
- a CDS encoding DUF4105 domain-containing protein, with product MGFIIYVVSFFQLHAQDSLEISLLSCSPGTELYSTFGHSAIRVRDFVASTDYVFNYGTFNFREKNFYLKFMQGKLNYYLTVTTYDEFMYEYQMEDRAVYEQVFGLSNNQKVSLYRDLQINALPANRRYKYDFFWDNCSTRVRDKVEQIFDQKIIYPIKNDNLTFRDYLHKYLTNQPWSRFGIDLILGLPADELTDARKAMFLPLEMMYVYDETKVEGRPTNTASRELFAQKSKLQTTNWFTPFNALSIMLIISALLYIFGKKLFIYTFLKTAFMVLAGLAGLIISFLWFVADHQTTEFNLHLIWANPILLLYPFRKRLFSQSLLNKLSKIFIGMLVALFFWFPICPQNMPQECLIIWFLMILFVFPDTNWSFMINQNQNENPAKPVA from the coding sequence TTGGGGTTCATAATTTATGTAGTATCCTTCTTCCAACTACATGCGCAGGATAGCCTGGAGATAAGTCTTTTGTCCTGCAGCCCGGGGACAGAATTGTACAGTACTTTTGGCCACAGTGCTATACGGGTTCGTGATTTTGTGGCAAGCACGGATTATGTATTTAACTATGGCACTTTTAATTTCCGTGAAAAAAATTTTTATCTCAAGTTCATGCAGGGTAAACTCAATTATTATCTCACCGTCACCACCTATGATGAGTTTATGTATGAATATCAAATGGAAGATAGAGCAGTATATGAGCAAGTCTTTGGCTTGAGTAATAACCAAAAAGTCTCATTATACCGGGATCTCCAGATCAATGCACTGCCAGCCAACAGAAGATATAAGTACGATTTTTTTTGGGACAATTGTTCTACCCGTGTCAGAGACAAAGTAGAACAAATCTTTGATCAAAAGATCATATATCCTATCAAAAACGATAACTTAACCTTTAGGGACTACCTTCACAAATATCTCACTAACCAACCCTGGAGCAGATTCGGGATCGATCTGATATTGGGACTACCTGCTGATGAACTCACCGATGCACGCAAGGCTATGTTTTTACCACTGGAGATGATGTATGTCTATGATGAAACCAAGGTCGAAGGCCGGCCCACTAACACGGCATCCAGAGAGCTTTTTGCACAAAAAAGCAAACTACAAACTACGAACTGGTTTACCCCCTTTAATGCTCTATCTATCATGCTCATTATCAGCGCATTATTATATATTTTCGGCAAAAAACTCTTTATTTATACTTTTTTAAAAACAGCTTTCATGGTATTGGCTGGATTAGCAGGATTGATCATTAGTTTTCTCTGGTTTGTCGCTGATCATCAAACCACCGAATTCAACTTACATTTGATTTGGGCAAACCCAATATTATTACTTTACCCTTTTAGAAAAAGACTATTCAGTCAATCCCTTTTGAATAAATTAAGCAAAATCTTTATTGGAATGCTGGTTGCTTTATTTTTTTGGTTTCCAATTTGTCCGCAAAATATGCCTCAGGAATGTCTGATAATATGGTTTCTGATGATACTTTTTGTATTTCCTGACACTAATTGGAGCTTCATGATCAATCAGAATCAAAACGAGAATCCGGCCAAACCAGTTGCTTGA
- the treS gene encoding maltose alpha-D-glucosyltransferase, translating to MQRTIGWFKDAIIYQVHVKTYRDTNGDGIGDFAGLISKLDYIRDLGVNTIWVMPFYPSPLRDDGYDIADYYNINKRYGDLNDLKELISQAHARGLRIITELVINHTSDQHPWFARAKAAPPGSSHRNFYVWSDDPTRYKEVRIIFTDYEPSNWSKDEDTGMYYWHRFFSHQPDLNFDNPEVQTEIFKILDYWAAMGVDGFRLDAIPYLFEREGTSGENLPETHDFLKKLRTHMDKHHEGLLFLAEANMWPEDSASYFSDGDECHMNYHFPLMPRLYLALKKADRTPIEYIMNRTPSIPDACQWAIFLRCHDELTLEMVTDEDRLYMRENYAPDHRARINLGIRKRLATLMDNDVRRIKLMNAMLFSMPGTPLIYYGDEIGMGDNIWLDDRDGLRTPMQWNESKNAGFSEVESEKLYLPVIVDETYHYTKVNVEESELHADSLLHWMRRIIHIRRQYHVFGRGSFTFTQADHPSILSYWREYAGERILVVINLSDMEQLTSIVLGKAGYQGAMEDLLSNDRVHPEDGTLNLRLTPYEFKWFSEIEVERIELLEDKLVMGMD from the coding sequence ATGCAAAGAACTATCGGCTGGTTTAAGGATGCCATCATCTACCAGGTACATGTCAAGACCTACCGTGACACGAATGGTGATGGTATAGGAGATTTTGCGGGGTTGATCAGCAAGCTGGATTATATCAGAGATCTCGGTGTCAACACTATCTGGGTCATGCCCTTTTATCCCAGTCCATTACGAGATGACGGATATGATATCGCCGATTATTACAATATAAATAAAAGATACGGAGACCTCAATGATCTCAAAGAGCTTATCAGTCAAGCTCATGCCAGAGGCCTGAGGATCATCACAGAACTCGTTATCAACCACACCTCTGACCAACACCCTTGGTTTGCAAGAGCCAAAGCTGCGCCTCCCGGTTCATCTCACCGCAATTTTTATGTCTGGTCAGATGACCCTACCAGGTATAAGGAAGTTCGCATCATATTTACAGATTATGAACCCTCTAACTGGTCCAAAGATGAGGATACCGGCATGTACTATTGGCATCGGTTTTTTAGTCATCAACCTGACCTTAATTTTGACAATCCAGAAGTGCAAACAGAGATTTTTAAGATTCTGGATTATTGGGCTGCCATGGGAGTCGATGGATTCAGACTGGACGCAATACCCTACCTATTTGAGCGGGAAGGTACCTCCGGAGAAAATTTACCAGAGACCCATGATTTTCTAAAAAAACTTCGTACTCACATGGACAAGCATCATGAGGGATTGTTGTTCCTGGCGGAGGCCAATATGTGGCCGGAAGACTCAGCTTCGTACTTTTCAGATGGTGATGAGTGTCATATGAATTATCATTTTCCACTGATGCCCCGACTCTATCTTGCATTGAAAAAAGCTGATCGCACACCTATTGAATATATCATGAATCGGACACCTAGCATACCTGATGCTTGTCAATGGGCTATATTCCTACGATGTCATGACGAGCTTACTTTGGAGATGGTCACTGATGAAGATCGCTTGTATATGCGTGAAAATTATGCACCCGATCACCGGGCTCGAATCAATCTTGGCATCAGAAAAAGACTAGCCACTTTGATGGACAATGATGTGCGGCGTATCAAACTCATGAATGCGATGTTATTCTCTATGCCCGGTACCCCACTGATATACTATGGTGATGAGATAGGAATGGGTGATAATATATGGTTGGATGATCGTGATGGCTTACGAACGCCTATGCAATGGAATGAAAGCAAAAACGCAGGATTTTCAGAAGTCGAGTCTGAAAAACTATACCTCCCTGTCATTGTAGATGAAACATATCACTACACGAAAGTAAACGTAGAAGAATCTGAACTCCATGCAGATTCTCTACTCCATTGGATGCGCCGGATTATCCACATCCGCCGACAATATCATGTCTTTGGCCGGGGCAGTTTTACTTTTACCCAGGCAGATCATCCTTCTATATTATCCTATTGGCGAGAATATGCCGGCGAAAGAATATTGGTAGTGATCAATCTCAGCGATATGGAACAGCTCACTTCCATAGTTCTGGGCAAAGCCGGTTACCAGGGGGCCATGGAAGACTTATTGAGCAATGATCGGGTACACCCGGAGGACGGCACTTTAAACTTAAGACTTACTCCATATGAATTCAAATGGTTTTCCGAGATAGAAGTGGAGCGAATAGAGTTGTTGGAGGATAAGTTGGTGATGGGGATGGATTGA
- a CDS encoding vanadium-dependent haloperoxidase — MSSCKSGQVDDPTDPGKIAQVKSYDADVSLQWYKLFLEIDRFSPGYRPPAAARLLGYVGLAGYEAVVPGMPDYNSLSKLYPDLLVPSIEVGKEYHWPTVLNSVYYHLFKKFYPNITQIYIDRIDAINLRFNSIYGLKIPKEVIDRSTSRGIAVADAFYTWSETDQIGHNGFKNPTPLDYVPPKGPGKWQPTGPDYSPALFPYWGKVRPFALKQDELLGRPYQYWVGEFSEDVRSPFYLQAMEVYGMTSPVVYNRQWIGEFWSDDIYELTFEPSGRWISIANQVIEDHKSSLETVVFLYAKLGMALTDAGISVWNTKYTYNIERPVSFINRIIDPAWTPTLNNTVNGYKGITPSFPAYPSGHSGFGAAAAGILNTFYGTEYGMTDKSHELRTEFNGIPRTFNSFDEMAIENAISRIYLGVHYRMDADEGLAIGYKAARKVNSLPWKK, encoded by the coding sequence GTGTCATCTTGCAAAAGCGGCCAGGTAGATGATCCAACAGATCCTGGTAAGATTGCTCAGGTTAAAAGTTACGACGCAGATGTAAGTTTACAGTGGTATAAATTATTTTTAGAAATAGATCGATTTTCACCTGGGTATCGTCCACCGGCTGCTGCCAGATTATTGGGATATGTAGGCTTGGCCGGTTACGAAGCTGTAGTGCCGGGCATGCCAGACTATAACTCTTTATCCAAATTGTATCCTGACCTTTTAGTTCCCTCTATTGAAGTGGGCAAAGAATATCATTGGCCTACGGTGCTCAATTCTGTTTATTATCACTTGTTCAAAAAATTTTATCCAAATATCACTCAAATCTATATTGACAGGATAGACGCCATCAACCTTCGTTTTAATAGCATCTATGGTTTGAAAATCCCTAAAGAAGTGATAGACAGATCCACTTCAAGAGGTATTGCAGTCGCTGATGCATTTTACACTTGGTCAGAGACCGATCAAATTGGTCACAATGGTTTTAAAAATCCTACTCCTCTGGATTACGTTCCGCCCAAAGGACCTGGCAAATGGCAACCCACCGGGCCAGATTACTCTCCTGCCTTATTTCCTTATTGGGGCAAAGTAAGACCCTTTGCATTGAAACAAGATGAGCTATTAGGTCGACCATATCAATATTGGGTTGGAGAATTTAGTGAAGATGTCAGATCTCCCTTTTATTTGCAAGCCATGGAAGTCTATGGCATGACCAGTCCAGTCGTCTACAATAGACAATGGATCGGTGAGTTTTGGAGTGATGATATTTATGAGCTCACTTTCGAACCATCGGGCAGATGGATTTCTATTGCCAACCAGGTGATCGAAGATCATAAATCCAGCCTTGAGACAGTGGTTTTCTTATATGCCAAATTAGGTATGGCTTTGACTGATGCAGGAATATCTGTATGGAATACCAAATACACTTATAATATTGAAAGGCCAGTGAGTTTTATCAATCGTATTATCGATCCTGCATGGACTCCTACTTTGAATAACACTGTCAATGGTTACAAAGGTATCACCCCCTCATTTCCTGCATATCCATCGGGCCATTCAGGTTTTGGTGCAGCAGCAGCGGGTATACTCAACACTTTTTACGGCACTGAATACGGTATGACAGATAAAAGCCACGAACTTCGTACTGAATTTAATGGTATACCACGCACGTTTAATTCTTTTGATGAAATGGCCATTGAAAATGCTATTTCAAGGATTTATTTAGGCGTGCATTATCGTATGGATGCAGATGAAGGATTGGCTATTGGATATAAAGCAGCCAGAAAGGTGAATAGTTTACCTTGGAAAAAATAA